Genomic DNA from Gimesia aquarii:
GACATCAGGCAGACAGAAAACAGGCCAATACACCATAAAATGATCAGGAGAACAATGACCGTCAGAGCCATATTCCGTGTCTGTTTTAATGAGATACGGCCCAAATTCAGAATCAGTGAAAGTGTAATGTAGGGCAGGACGGTCATCTGCAAGAGACCAATGAACACCTCCCCGATTGACTTCAGAGGAGCGCACAGATCACCAAAGAACAGTCCACACAGAATTCCCAGAAACAGACTTGTCAGAATCCAAGTTGTTAATCCGGGTTTGAAATGTTTCTGTGTTACTTCGCCCATTCGCCAAATCCTTACGCATCAACGTGTCAGCAAAGACTTCCTTATCAAGCTCAAAGTGAAATCTGTTACTTGAAATGGATAATTCTTTGCGAAACGTGTATGTTTCCAGTAGATAACGTAACTATGAATGTGAATCGAGACAATCAATGCGTTCGATGGATTGTTGATTCTTAACAGAAAAGACCACTTTTCACCAGACTATTTGAACTTGTATGGCATTTTCTCTCACCTATCAAAGTCACTCATTCACATTCGAAACCGCTCCGGAGTTGTTTTCTCCCAAAAATCTTGACAAGGGAACGGAGGCAATGTTATCGACGGTGACATTCGGACCCGGTCAGCGTGTGTTAGACCTGGGTTGCGGATATGGTGTCGTGGGAATTCTGGCAGCGAAAATAGTGAGACCAGAAAATGTTGTGATGACTGACATTGAGCCGGCAGCGATACAGCTTGCACGGGACAACGCAGAGCAGAATCAGGTTGACGCTGTAAAAATCATGCAGAGTGATGGCCTGAATGATCACCACGAAACCGACTTCGACTGGATTTTATCGAATCCCCCTTATCATACCGATTTTTCAATCGCTAAAAATTTCATTATGAAAGGCTTTAACCGATTAAAAATCGGTGGTCGGATGGTGATGGTCACGCGTCGTCGACTCTGGTATCAGAAAAAACTGACGAGTACTTTTGGAGGCGTCGATCTGAAAGAGATTGACGGCTATTTTGTGTTTCATGCCGAGAAACGACGTGCGACTTATGCTGCTAAGAAACGTAGACGGTGAGTTGAAAGTGCTTTTTTGCTACCACGAAAGAACACAAAATTAACTATGGGTGTTCGGAAACTTAATTCTGAATTTTAGTCTTTTATAGCAGCCTGGCGAAAATTATTAGCATGAAATTGCATAATTTTGAGCCCTTGCTTTTGATAAATTTTCACGGCACTATGTGGTACTTCGAGGACGATGAGTTTTTCAAATGGGATTTTGAGTGAATCCAGGAAGTTCATGTAGGCGAGGTTATTCTCGTAATTGAACCCTTTGGTGCCGACATGAATTAAGATCCGGAGGTCTGGTTCAGGATGTTTTGCATACTCGCGGGCCAGATCGTATGTGTTATAGCCTTTGGCGAAGATTAGATTTGGGTTTTCGCGCCCGTTTTCTTCCGAGATGCGCTTCTCAGTGGCATGGCCGGCTCCCCCCGGCGCTGCAGAACAAAATAATTGTGGATGTTTAAACATGATGCGCGTGGTGCCGCGACCACCTTGCGAAAAGCCTTCGATCCCACGGCCTTTGCGGTCGGCAATGGTACGATAGGTTTTATCAATATGTGGAATCAGCTCTTTCACAAAGACATCTTCCCCCATCGCGTTCTCACGTTTGGGCAGATTATAGTGACTGACCGGTCCTCCGTTTACAAACACATAGATCATTGGTGTGACATCACCGGCTGTCATATGTTTGTTGATGTATTCGGCGAGGCGCACACTTTTTGTTTCACTGCCAGGGCGGCCACCATGCAGGTAGTACACAACGGGAAATCGTCGTTTCTTGTTTTCGGGTGCCTCGTATTGTGGAGGCAGGTAGATGCAGTAGCCGACATCAACTTTCATCGATGGACTATGAAATGTTCCATGCTGCACACCGGGAAGTTTTTGTTTTAGTTCATTCACCCAGCCAAAGGGCTGCGGCTTCTTCTTCCGTTTCTTATTCTGCCCACAAACCGGGTTAGAAATGAGTAACAGCGCCAATGCTATGGCGAAGCTTATGTTAAAAATCTGTTTGAATTGGTGGATTCGAGATGGCATGTTTGATACTTGGTTCCAGGGTTGATGTTTTCGTTTGGATGGTCATTCAATCTGCTGAACAGTTTTGCGAGATAAGAATTCCATATTGTAATCACTTCTGCTTTCCCATGTCTAAACGTATTTCCGAATTTAAAATCTTTCTTTCCAGTGGTCCGGCTTGTTCTATTTAGTACATGCGTTGCTATTGTTCGTGATTTTCAGTTAGAGTTACTGGGCGCTATTTCATATCATCTCTAACCGAATTCAATTTCAGTGACTGGGACTCATTTACATTCCTCAGTCATGCCTGCGTTGTCTGCTTACACAGGAAAGGTTTGTTATGTATGCGTTTCTCTGGTTCAGAATCAGTTTTTCATTGTTGATCTTGTTACATCATGCAAACCGGCGTGAGGCAGTCAAGAAAAACTTTTGCGCATTATTGTCTGAGAAGTGGTCAAAAATTGCGACTTTGTTTCAATTGAATTGGCTGAAAGTGAGCTCAAAAGGAGCAAAACGTTACGAGATAGAATTAACATATTCTCAAGATGCAGGTGATCATCAGCAAAAAAAGGACGTTTTTGTGGTGCGAACATTTTCAGAATTCACAATGTACACCCATCAGAAAAAAGCTCCACGCGCGCGACGCAGATCACAGAGTTTCAAAAACAGCACGCCGGTGTCAAGTACAAAATATTTAGCTAAATTCGACCAGAAAAAAGCGATTCGAAAATTTCCGATAGGGTCAATCGGGTATCCGGTTCAGGCGATGTGTGAGCCGTTTATTCAATGTCAGCCATCCAGTCCTGCAGGGCACGAACTTGAGGTGTGGCGTCTTCTGCTAAAGCCTCCAGAGCCTTGACGACTGCCAAACATCCGGGAATTGTGGTGACACACGTCACACCATACGTAACGGATGCAGAACGGATCTTACCTTCATCGGTGCGCGAACCTTTTCCGCTGGGCGTATTGAAGATAAATTGCACATCTTGATTCGCCATCATGTCTAGCAGATTCGGCCGGCCTTCTTTCAACTTCTTTACGGTGGAGACTTCGATGCCAGCCTCTTGAAGAACGCGTGCGGTTCCTGAAGTCGAGACGATTTTGAATCCCATCTCGATCAAGCGACGTGCGGGTTCAATCATGGTTTCCTTATAGACGTCAGCCATGCTGATAAATACAGTTCCTTCAGAATGCAGAGTCGTATTTGCGGCTAACTGACTTTTGGCAAACGCGAGAGCGAAGCCTTTGGAGATTCCCATCACTTCGCCCGTGGAACGCATTTCCGGGCCGAGGATGATATCGACTCCCAAGAATCGAGAAAAGGGAAAGACACTCTCTTTGACTGAAGTATGTTGGGGTACAATTTCCCTTGTCACGCCTTGTTCCAGCAGTGGAACACCGGCCATGACTTTCGCGGCGACACGCGGTAATGAGAGGCCTGTGGCTTTTGAAACGAACGGTGATGTGCGACTCGCACGGGGATTCACTTCCAGAATATAGACCGTGTATCCGTCTTCAGTCTGTTTGACGGCAAACTGGATATTCATTAAGCCACATACTTTTAATTCTCGTGCGAGCGCGTAAGTGGCGCGTTTGATCTCATCAATCACAGAGTCGGGTAAAGAGTGTGGAGGCAGCACACAGGCAGAGTCACCAGAGTGAACTCCCGCTTCCTCGATGTGCTCCATAACTCCTCCGACCAGGGTGGTGATTCCATCAGAAATGGCATCGACGTCGACCTCAATCGCATCTTCCAGGAACTGATCAACGAGCACCGGGTGATCAGGAGACGCATTGACGGCTTCATGCATATAGCGTACAAGGGATTCTTCATCGTAACAGATTTCCATTGCCCGGCCGCCCAACACATAGCTGGGACGAACCAGAATGGGATAACTGATTTCGTTTGCAACGGCACGTGCACTTTCTGTATCGGTGGCGATTCCATTTGGTGGTTGATGAAGTTCGAGTTTCTCAAGAATAGCCTGAAAGCGTTCCCGATCTTCGGCGGCATCGATCATTTCGGGGCTGGTACCAATAATATTAACACCGGCAGCTTCAAGACCACGGGCGAGATTGAGAGGTGTTTGACCGCCGAATTGTACGATCACCCCATCAGGCTGCATACGGTCGCAGATATTTAAAACATCTTCAGTCGTTAACGGTTCAAAGAATAAATGATCGGACGTGTCGTAATCAGTCGAAACCGTTTCGGGATTCGAATTGACCATGATGCTCTCAATACCTAACTCTCGCAAAGCGAACGAGGCCTGGCAGCAACAATAATCGAACTCAATCCCCTGTCCAATCCGGTTAGGACCGCCTCCCAGAATCATGATTCGCCGATTTTGTTCCGGGTTAGCTGGCGTTTCGTTTTCCTGTTCGTAAGTGGAATAAAAATAGGGAGTATATGCTTCGAATTCCGCCGCACAGGTATCGACTTGCTTGAATGTGGCTTCGATGCCCAAATTTTTACGGTATTGGCGAACATCCATTTCTGTGGAGTCCAACCAGAACGCCAGCTGTTTGTCGGAATAACCATACTGCTTCGCCTTTTTCATGAATGCGAAGTCAAGATCTTCCAGTCGAGAAGAATTACAAATCTCTTCTTCAAACTCAACCAATTGTTTGATGTGGTTCAGGAACCAGGGATCGATATCACTTAATTCATGAATCTGTTCGGAGGTCATGCCGAGTTTGAATGCATAGCGAATGAAGAAAATGCGTTCTTCGTTTGGAATCGACAATCTGGACTCAATGAAATCCTGGGAAGGTTGTTTTGGTGTTCCCCACAGATCTTTATTGCCGCCCCCCAAGCCGAAGTGCCCGATTTCCAGTCCGCGTAAGGCTTTTTGCAGTGATTCTTTAAATGTACGTCCAATGGCCATGGTTTCGCCAACGGATTTCATCTGTACTGTTAACACAGAATCGGCATCGACAAATTTTTCGAATGTCCAGCGTGGAATTTTTGTCACGACATAATCGATCGTAGGTTCGAAACAAGCGAGTGTTTCGCGCGTAATGTCGTTCCTGATTTCATCCAGTCGATACCCGACAGCGAGTTTTGCAGCAATTTTGGCAATTGGAAATCCGGTTGCTTTAGAGGCGAGTGCACTCGAGCGGCTGACGCGAGGATTCATTTCAATAATCGTCATCCGGCCGGTATCGGGGTTAATCGCAAACTGGACATTGGAACCACCCGTTTCGACGCCAATTTCCCTCATACAGGCGATCGTGGCATCACGCATCCGTTGATATTCTTTATCAGTCAAGGTTTGTGCCGGTGCGACAGTAATAGAATCTCCTGTATGAACTCCCATCGGATCGAAGTTTTCGATCGCACAGATAATCACCACATTATCGGCCCGATCACGCATGACCTCCATTTCATACTCTTTCCACCCGAGGATGGATTCTTCGAGTAAGACTTCATTCACCGGAGAAAGAGCCAGCCCGCTACGTACTTTTTCTTCGAATTCCTCACGGTTATAGGCAACTCCCCCTCCCGTGCCCCCTAAGGTATAACTGGCCCGAATGATCATCGGGAGGCTGATGTCTTTTAAGGCGGCGTTTGCCTCTTCCATATTATGGACGACCGCACTTCGAGGGCAGTCGAGCCCAATTTTCATCATGGCTTCTTTGAACTGATCACGGCTTTCGGCTTTAGCAATCACCTCTTCTTTGGCACCGATCAACTCGACTCCCAATTGATCAAGGATTCCCCGTCGTGCCAGGTCCATTGCCGCATTCAAGCCGGTCTGCCCGCCCAAAGTCGGCAGCAGTGCATCTGGTTTTTCGATTTCGATCACTTTTTGAATATATTGCCATGTGATCGGTTCAATATAAGTTCGATGAGCGGTTTCCGGGTCGGTCATAATTGTAGCTGGATTGGAGTTCACCAACACAACCTCATAACCGTCTTCTCTTAATGCTTTACATGCTTGTGTACCGGAATAGTCAAATTCACAAGCCTGGCCAATTACGATGGGACCGGAGCCGATGATTAAAATTTTATGGATATCGTCGCGTCTGGGCACTTTCTTACGTCACCTTAACAGCAAATGTACATTGTTTTTTGGCTGAAATACCTATTTTTGCGCAAATCTTCTCAACGTTAACAATCCATCCAAAATAATCAAGGAATGCAGGCCAGAAAGTCTCAGAACGGACCGGCTTCAGAGGGCTTCATAATGTACGCGGGAGTTGCATCTAAGAGAAAATCCTAGAAATTGTACTAAATTTTACTTAGCGAAACGGAGAATTTCAGATGCATTTCTGAAACAGGAAATCAAATTGACGGCTAGCTGCCTACCCTTAAAATCATCACTCGATCTTGAATTTTGAATCCGAGGTTTGCCTGTCTCAGAGCGGATAACAAAAGAAACATGATTTCCATAATTAATTCACGATATAAGTTCGGACCAGAGGAACTGAAATGATCTGCCGGTCTGTAACAATTTTACTAAGTCGTCCCTGTATCTGATGCGAGTTATAAGTTCTTTTTTATAAACCCTTTTCTAAATAGGAGGGTTTTGCATGATTACCTACGTTCACATAGACAAACTAAACCTTATACCTCCCATTCGATACAGGCTTTTCATGCACTTCGCTTCCTGAAATGAACAGCATGTGAATTTGTTGAGTTAAGGCCCCGTGTTTACTGAAAACGACATAAGCTTTTCTTACATGATGTAATGAGGTGAAATTGCCTCATTCTCTTGATTTTGTTCTTAATGAACAAAAGAGAACAAGTAGAACGTCATGACACTAACACATTTCACCTTAAATCGATCTTCATGATAAATGAGTAGAAGTTACCATGGATCTTCACCAACAAATTGACATTGTCTGGGTTCTTGTTTGCACAATTTTTGTATTGTTTATGCAGGCAGGGTTTTGCTGTCTGGAATCCGGTTTATCTCGGTCAAAAAACAGTATCCACGTTGCAATTAAAAACGTTGTAGATGTGTGTGTGGTCGGCATTCTTTTCTGGATTTTCGGATTCGGATTGATGTTCGGGACAACTACGGGTGGTTTGATAGGAACTTCTCACTTTCCGTATTTGAACCCGGGAACCGATAACTTTCTGTCAGCCTTTTTCCTTTTTCAGCTGATGCTTTGTGTCACTGCTGCCACGATTGCGTCAGGTGCTTCTGCAGAGAGAATGCGATTTACTGCCTACGTGATTCTGGCGGTTGTCCTTGGCGGACTGATTTATCCCGTTTTCGGTCACTGGGCCTGGACTAGTCACTTTGCTGGAAAAGCTCCCGGATGGTTGGAATCTCTCGGATTTAAAGATTTCAGTGGTTCGACAGTCGTTCATTCGATTGGTGCCTGGGCTGCATTGGCTTCTATTGTCATTATCGGACCACGGCTTGGAAGATTTGATAAGACGCAAAGCAAACGCAAGTTCAAAGGGCATAACCTGACATTAGCAACGACCGGTGTATTTATTCTATGGATAGGTTGGTTTGGATTTAACGGTGGGAGCGAATTTGGTTTTACATCTCATGTTCCTCAAATATTGATTAATACATTTATTGCATCAGCCTTTGGTGCCACTACCTTACTGATCTGGCAGTTCTATCAACGTAAGCAGATAGAAATTGAAAATATTCTGAATGGACTCCTGGCGGGTCTCGTAGCCAGTAGTGCCAGTTGTGATGTGATTTCGCCTATATCAGCCGCCGTCATCGGAGTCATCGCTGCGATTGTGATGGAAAGCGGCGTCTGGCTTCTGGAGCGTTGCCAACTGGATGATACGATTGGTGTCATTCCCGTGCATGGTTTTGCTGGTGTCTGGGGAACACTTGCCGTTGCGATTTTTGTTCCGGCAGAATTTCTGACTCATTCGCGATTTGAACAGTTTTTAATCCAATTGCTGGGATGTGTAGTTTGTTTCGTTTGGTGTTTTTCATTTTGTTGGGTCACACTACGAACAGTAAGCAAGTATGTGCGTCTGCGAGCCACATCTGAAGAAGAAGAGATGGGATTGAATATGGCAGATCATGGTACTTCGACAGAAATGTATGATTTACTCAATTCGATGGAGCGACATATTCAGGGTGATTCCAGCCCTATCGAGGACTTGGATGAACATAGCGATGTGGGATTGATAGCCCAACAATATAATCGTGTCTCGGAAAAACGTGATCAGGCACTGAACGAACTTCAGAGTCGAACAAATAATCTCGAATTGGTTCGCACGGAACTGGAAAAGAAAACATCCGAATTGGAAGTAAAAGCCGAACGCCTGAAGAAAGCTAATGAAGATGCAGAGGCAGCATCTCGTGCCAAAAGCGAATTTCTGGCAAATATGAGTCACGAAATCAGAACACCTATGACAGCTGTTCTGGGATACACGGATTTATTAATAGAAGAAAGCTGGGGACGTCCTGGAAGTTTGAAATTACTTGATGTCATCAAAAGAAATGGAAATTATTTACTGGAACTCATTAATGATATTCTTGATCTTTCCAAAATAGAGTCAGGAAATCTCACGGTTGAAACAATTCAATTTTCCCTGATGGAAAAAATGAAAGAAATTCAGTCATTAATGAATATTCGAGCTGAACATCAGGAAATTCGATTCAAGTTAACATTTAACGGAAAAATCCCCGAACGAATTCAGAGCGATCCCACTCGACTCAAGCAGATTCTCATTAACCTGATTGGTAACGCTATTAAATTCACACCTGATGGTGGAAAAGTCTCCGTAGAAACATCATTCCTGGAATCAGAGTCGGGCAAACCAATGTTACAGTTCAAAATTCAGGATACAGGCATTGGGATGACTCAGGAACAAATGAGGAATCTCTATCAACCATTTGTTCAAGCAGACTCTTCGACAACGCGTAAATTCGGAGGAACGGGATTAGGTTTGGCTATCAGTAAACGGCTTTCAGAAATGCTAGGTGGTGATTTGGTTTGTGATAGTGTTCCCGAACAAGGAACTGTTTTCACCTTGACCATCAGTACTGGTGAAATGGAATCCATGTCGTTTCACGATGATCCCATGGCTGCCTTGAAGGCGATTCAAGTTGGCAGCCGAGATAATTTTTCTGCTGACGGATCAGCACAACAAAAACCAAAAGGAACCTGTTCTGTACTTTTGGCTGAAGATGGAGTTGATAATCAACGATTGATTTCTACGCTTCTGAAGAAAGAAGGAGCGAAGGTCATGCTGGCAGAGAATGGAGATATTGCCTATAGATGTGCAATGAATGCGCGTGAGCAAGGTAACCCATTTGATGTCATCTTAATGGACATGTCGATGCCTGTATTAGATGGTTATGGTGCCACTAGAAAATTACGAGAACAGGGATATAATTTGCCCATTGTTGCTTTAACGGCACACGCCATGAGTAGTGATCGTCAAAAATGTCTTGATGCAGGTTGTGATGACTATACTACAAAACCAGTTAATCGGAATAAACTCAGGGAAATTGTAGAGACATATCAGTCACTGATCCCTGAAGAGGAGGTTGTAGAAACAGTGGGTTGATCGGTCTAGATTTTTTGTGCCAGCCGCTCAGAATTTTTTTTCAGAAATTCTGTGGCCCAATAATAACCATCTAACAACTT
This window encodes:
- a CDS encoding class I SAM-dependent methyltransferase, translating into MAFSLTYQSHSFTFETAPELFSPKNLDKGTEAMLSTVTFGPGQRVLDLGCGYGVVGILAAKIVRPENVVMTDIEPAAIQLARDNAEQNQVDAVKIMQSDGLNDHHETDFDWILSNPPYHTDFSIAKNFIMKGFNRLKIGGRMVMVTRRRLWYQKKLTSTFGGVDLKEIDGYFVFHAEKRRATYAAKKRRR
- a CDS encoding alpha/beta hydrolase, whose amino-acid sequence is MPSRIHQFKQIFNISFAIALALLLISNPVCGQNKKRKKKPQPFGWVNELKQKLPGVQHGTFHSPSMKVDVGYCIYLPPQYEAPENKKRRFPVVYYLHGGRPGSETKSVRLAEYINKHMTAGDVTPMIYVFVNGGPVSHYNLPKRENAMGEDVFVKELIPHIDKTYRTIADRKGRGIEGFSQGGRGTTRIMFKHPQLFCSAAPGGAGHATEKRISEENGRENPNLIFAKGYNTYDLAREYAKHPEPDLRILIHVGTKGFNYENNLAYMNFLDSLKIPFEKLIVLEVPHSAVKIYQKQGLKIMQFHANNFRQAAIKD
- the carB gene encoding carbamoyl-phosphate synthase large subunit → MPRRDDIHKILIIGSGPIVIGQACEFDYSGTQACKALREDGYEVVLVNSNPATIMTDPETAHRTYIEPITWQYIQKVIEIEKPDALLPTLGGQTGLNAAMDLARRGILDQLGVELIGAKEEVIAKAESRDQFKEAMMKIGLDCPRSAVVHNMEEANAALKDISLPMIIRASYTLGGTGGGVAYNREEFEEKVRSGLALSPVNEVLLEESILGWKEYEMEVMRDRADNVVIICAIENFDPMGVHTGDSITVAPAQTLTDKEYQRMRDATIACMREIGVETGGSNVQFAINPDTGRMTIIEMNPRVSRSSALASKATGFPIAKIAAKLAVGYRLDEIRNDITRETLACFEPTIDYVVTKIPRWTFEKFVDADSVLTVQMKSVGETMAIGRTFKESLQKALRGLEIGHFGLGGGNKDLWGTPKQPSQDFIESRLSIPNEERIFFIRYAFKLGMTSEQIHELSDIDPWFLNHIKQLVEFEEEICNSSRLEDLDFAFMKKAKQYGYSDKQLAFWLDSTEMDVRQYRKNLGIEATFKQVDTCAAEFEAYTPYFYSTYEQENETPANPEQNRRIMILGGGPNRIGQGIEFDYCCCQASFALRELGIESIMVNSNPETVSTDYDTSDHLFFEPLTTEDVLNICDRMQPDGVIVQFGGQTPLNLARGLEAAGVNIIGTSPEMIDAAEDRERFQAILEKLELHQPPNGIATDTESARAVANEISYPILVRPSYVLGGRAMEICYDEESLVRYMHEAVNASPDHPVLVDQFLEDAIEVDVDAISDGITTLVGGVMEHIEEAGVHSGDSACVLPPHSLPDSVIDEIKRATYALARELKVCGLMNIQFAVKQTEDGYTVYILEVNPRASRTSPFVSKATGLSLPRVAAKVMAGVPLLEQGVTREIVPQHTSVKESVFPFSRFLGVDIILGPEMRSTGEVMGISKGFALAFAKSQLAANTTLHSEGTVFISMADVYKETMIEPARRLIEMGFKIVSTSGTARVLQEAGIEVSTVKKLKEGRPNLLDMMANQDVQFIFNTPSGKGSRTDEGKIRSASVTYGVTCVTTIPGCLAVVKALEALAEDATPQVRALQDWMADIE
- the amt gene encoding ammonium transporter, which produces MDLHQQIDIVWVLVCTIFVLFMQAGFCCLESGLSRSKNSIHVAIKNVVDVCVVGILFWIFGFGLMFGTTTGGLIGTSHFPYLNPGTDNFLSAFFLFQLMLCVTAATIASGASAERMRFTAYVILAVVLGGLIYPVFGHWAWTSHFAGKAPGWLESLGFKDFSGSTVVHSIGAWAALASIVIIGPRLGRFDKTQSKRKFKGHNLTLATTGVFILWIGWFGFNGGSEFGFTSHVPQILINTFIASAFGATTLLIWQFYQRKQIEIENILNGLLAGLVASSASCDVISPISAAVIGVIAAIVMESGVWLLERCQLDDTIGVIPVHGFAGVWGTLAVAIFVPAEFLTHSRFEQFLIQLLGCVVCFVWCFSFCWVTLRTVSKYVRLRATSEEEEMGLNMADHGTSTEMYDLLNSMERHIQGDSSPIEDLDEHSDVGLIAQQYNRVSEKRDQALNELQSRTNNLELVRTELEKKTSELEVKAERLKKANEDAEAASRAKSEFLANMSHEIRTPMTAVLGYTDLLIEESWGRPGSLKLLDVIKRNGNYLLELINDILDLSKIESGNLTVETIQFSLMEKMKEIQSLMNIRAEHQEIRFKLTFNGKIPERIQSDPTRLKQILINLIGNAIKFTPDGGKVSVETSFLESESGKPMLQFKIQDTGIGMTQEQMRNLYQPFVQADSSTTRKFGGTGLGLAISKRLSEMLGGDLVCDSVPEQGTVFTLTISTGEMESMSFHDDPMAALKAIQVGSRDNFSADGSAQQKPKGTCSVLLAEDGVDNQRLISTLLKKEGAKVMLAENGDIAYRCAMNAREQGNPFDVILMDMSMPVLDGYGATRKLREQGYNLPIVALTAHAMSSDRQKCLDAGCDDYTTKPVNRNKLREIVETYQSLIPEEEVVETVG